In Desulforamulus hydrothermalis Lam5 = DSM 18033, a genomic segment contains:
- the secA gene encoding preprotein translocase subunit SecA — MLGILKNLWDDNARAVKRLQRTVEDINGLEPAMAGLTDEQLAQKTVEFKQKLQQGSSLEDILPQAFAVCREASRRVLNLRHYDVQLLGGLALHQGAVAEMKTGEGKTLAATLPVYLNALTGEGVHVVTVNDYLADRDYRWMAPLYRFLGLSVGLVVQGLPPEQRRRAYGADITYGTHKEFAVDYLRDHLVLQPSQLVQRQLNFALLDEVDCILLDDARTPIGISGGAEQPSDLYYQTDKLVAGLTRDVHYVTDEKSRTVTLTEEGVAYLEEQLGLDNLYDEANINLNHHLNQSLKARYLLQRNVHYVVREGQAVIVDEISGRLLFGRRFSDGLHQALEAKEGLPIRPESRLLATITFQNYFRMYKKLAGMTGTARSEAAELQQVYGLPVVEIPTHKPMIRQDLPDVIYKTEAVKFRQVVEEIANRHQTGQPVLVGTTSIAKSEVISALLKRRGIPHRVLNARHHEQEAEIIAQAGRLRAVTIATNMAGRGVDILLGGNPEVLAQTALRRQQLTGAAAQEAYQALLEQFTGQCEAERQQVVQLGGLHIIGTERHESRRIDDQLRGRAGRQGDPGSSRFFLSLEDNLLRLFAADHVAGLMERLGMEEEAPIESTLVTRAIETAQKRLESQNFNMRKHVLEYDDVLHRQRQVIYRQRRQVLEGAQPADTVRQIIRDVVQRSVEFYCPEGVHPEEWDLAGLLAYANEVYLPGHTLQPGDLEEMGKQGLQDELAERAEEFYRQREAALGSDTLREAERLLMLQLVDKHWLEHLAAMEQLRQGIGLRAYGNKNPLMEYKYETHRMFNHMIANLQEDLLRHLCRLTVSGKQ; from the coding sequence TTGTTAGGCATATTAAAAAACTTGTGGGATGACAACGCCCGTGCCGTGAAGCGCCTGCAGCGCACGGTGGAAGATATTAACGGCCTGGAGCCGGCCATGGCCGGCCTGACGGACGAGCAGCTGGCCCAAAAAACGGTAGAATTCAAGCAAAAGTTGCAGCAGGGCAGCAGCCTGGAGGATATTTTGCCCCAGGCTTTTGCGGTCTGCCGGGAAGCCTCCCGCCGGGTGCTGAACCTGCGCCATTATGACGTGCAGCTGCTGGGCGGCCTGGCCCTGCACCAGGGGGCGGTGGCGGAAATGAAAACCGGCGAGGGCAAAACCCTGGCCGCCACCCTGCCGGTTTACCTTAACGCCCTTACCGGCGAGGGGGTGCATGTGGTAACCGTCAACGACTACCTGGCCGACCGGGATTACCGCTGGATGGCTCCGCTGTACCGTTTCCTGGGGCTGTCGGTGGGCCTGGTGGTGCAGGGCCTGCCGCCGGAGCAGCGGCGGCGGGCCTACGGGGCGGACATTACCTACGGCACCCACAAGGAATTTGCGGTGGATTATTTAAGGGATCACCTGGTGTTGCAGCCCTCCCAGCTGGTGCAGCGGCAGTTGAATTTTGCCCTGCTGGACGAGGTTGACTGCATTTTGCTGGATGACGCCCGCACGCCCATCGGCATTTCCGGCGGCGCCGAACAGCCCAGCGATTTATATTACCAAACCGACAAGCTGGTGGCCGGCTTAACCCGGGACGTGCATTATGTGACAGATGAAAAGTCCCGCACCGTCACCCTCACCGAAGAAGGGGTGGCGTATCTGGAAGAACAGTTGGGCTTAGACAACCTGTATGATGAAGCAAATATTAATTTGAATCACCATCTTAACCAATCCCTCAAGGCCCGTTATTTGCTGCAGCGCAATGTGCATTATGTGGTGCGGGAGGGCCAGGCGGTAATTGTGGATGAAATCAGCGGCCGCCTGTTGTTTGGCCGCCGCTTCAGCGACGGACTGCACCAGGCGTTAGAAGCCAAGGAGGGGCTGCCCATCAGGCCGGAATCCCGTCTCCTGGCCACCATTACTTTCCAGAATTATTTCCGCATGTATAAAAAGCTGGCGGGCATGACCGGCACCGCCCGCAGCGAGGCGGCGGAGCTGCAGCAGGTGTACGGCCTGCCGGTGGTGGAAATCCCCACCCATAAGCCCATGATCCGCCAGGATTTACCTGATGTGATTTATAAAACCGAGGCGGTCAAGTTCCGCCAGGTGGTGGAGGAAATTGCCAACCGCCACCAGACCGGCCAGCCGGTATTGGTGGGCACCACCTCCATTGCCAAATCGGAAGTAATAAGCGCCCTGTTGAAGCGCCGGGGCATCCCGCACCGGGTCTTAAATGCCCGGCACCATGAGCAAGAGGCGGAGATTATTGCCCAGGCGGGCCGCTTGCGGGCGGTGACCATTGCCACCAACATGGCCGGCCGGGGGGTGGATATTTTGCTGGGCGGCAACCCGGAGGTGCTGGCGCAAACCGCCCTGCGCCGGCAGCAGTTAACCGGTGCGGCGGCCCAGGAAGCCTACCAGGCCCTGCTGGAACAATTCACCGGGCAGTGCGAGGCGGAGCGGCAGCAGGTGGTGCAACTGGGCGGGCTGCATATTATCGGCACCGAGCGCCACGAAAGCCGCCGCATTGATGACCAGCTGCGGGGCCGCGCCGGCCGCCAGGGCGACCCGGGATCCAGCCGGTTCTTCCTCTCGCTGGAAGACAACCTGCTGCGGCTGTTTGCCGCCGACCATGTGGCAGGGCTGATGGAACGCCTGGGCATGGAGGAGGAGGCGCCCATTGAATCAACCCTGGTCACCCGGGCCATCGAAACGGCCCAGAAACGGCTGGAAAGCCAAAACTTCAATATGCGCAAGCATGTGCTGGAATACGACGATGTGCTGCACCGGCAGCGCCAGGTGATTTACCGGCAGCGCCGCCAGGTTTTGGAGGGCGCGCAACCGGCTGACACCGTCCGGCAAATTATCCGGGACGTGGTGCAGCGGTCGGTGGAATTTTACTGCCCCGAAGGGGTTCATCCTGAGGAGTGGGATCTGGCGGGCCTGCTGGCCTACGCCAACGAGGTTTATTTGCCCGGGCATACCCTGCAGCCCGGCGACCTGGAGGAGATGGGCAAGCAGGGCTTGCAGGACGAGCTGGCGGAACGGGCGGAAGAATTCTACCGGCAGCGGGAGGCCGCCCTGGGCAGCGACACCCTGCGTGAAGCAGAGCGCCTGCTGATGCTGCAACTGGTGGATAAGCACTGGCTGGAACACCTTGCCGCCATGGAACAACTGCGGCAGGGCATCGGCCTGCGGGCCTACGGCAACAAAAACCCGCTTATGGAATACAAATACGAAACCCACCGCATGTTCAACCACATGATTGCCAACCTGCAGGAAGACCTGCTGCGCCATCTTTGCCGGTTAACGGTATCCGGCAAGCAGTGA
- a CDS encoding Ig-like domain-containing protein: MQQKALAWLLTIILLLGLPGLARAADGPYPLNCVPSPEAGLKSRLLAREAKTLRSLQPPAAVDYTALLPEPGDQGRQGSCVAWAVAYAYKSYQENLERQWGLNSAGHLFSPAFIYNQINGGRDNGATFYDALQLISQQGCDTLQGFPYREYDYLSRPGPAQLQRAYHFRSKSWWTIDYNPDGGIDPQRVKQALQQGPVLAGTLVFWEAGWSKYYGSQEGVISLADINWQLPHDLTGGHAICLVGYDDNYPTKDGNGAFKFINSWGKDWGRQGYGWMSYAYLANAVFEAHAMEDLTGTLQLSQAALTLSPGQRAALTARADYSDGTVEDITGQAVWASLNEGVARVQGGQVEAVAPGRAVITADYGFKQVTCEITVQDGRHIPVQGLTLDRQELLLPLNSQVRLTAVIEPAEASNPAVSWASSNPAVVAVDKNGLLKARRTGTAVITATSADGGFTAQCTVEVARLKKLTADSTYIKGLPGQSAGLTLLADFGGGRLVDVTQQARWRSNRSKVVTVNAGELQLVAPGSTTVTAGYGGRSITIRVKVEKP, encoded by the coding sequence ATGCAGCAGAAAGCACTGGCCTGGCTGTTAACTATTATCTTATTGCTTGGCCTGCCGGGGCTTGCCCGGGCGGCCGACGGGCCCTATCCCCTAAACTGTGTACCTTCTCCCGAGGCCGGCTTGAAAAGCCGCCTGCTGGCCCGGGAAGCCAAAACCCTGCGCTCACTGCAGCCGCCGGCGGCGGTGGATTATACCGCCCTGCTGCCCGAGCCGGGCGACCAGGGGCGGCAGGGCAGTTGTGTGGCCTGGGCGGTTGCTTATGCCTACAAGTCCTACCAGGAGAACCTGGAGCGGCAGTGGGGGCTTAACAGCGCCGGCCATTTATTCAGCCCGGCCTTTATCTATAATCAGATTAACGGCGGCCGGGATAACGGCGCCACCTTTTATGATGCACTTCAGTTGATTAGCCAACAGGGCTGCGATACCCTGCAGGGTTTTCCTTACCGTGAGTATGATTACCTGAGCCGGCCCGGCCCGGCCCAGTTGCAGCGGGCTTATCATTTCCGCAGCAAAAGCTGGTGGACGATAGATTATAACCCTGACGGCGGCATTGACCCGCAGCGGGTGAAGCAAGCCCTGCAGCAGGGGCCGGTGCTGGCCGGGACGCTGGTGTTCTGGGAAGCCGGTTGGAGCAAATATTACGGCAGCCAGGAAGGCGTCATCAGCCTGGCGGATATTAATTGGCAGTTGCCGCATGATCTTACCGGCGGCCATGCCATTTGCCTGGTGGGCTATGATGACAACTATCCCACCAAAGACGGCAACGGCGCCTTTAAATTTATAAATTCCTGGGGTAAAGACTGGGGCCGGCAAGGTTACGGCTGGATGAGTTATGCCTATTTGGCTAACGCTGTTTTTGAGGCCCATGCCATGGAGGATTTAACCGGCACCCTGCAGCTCAGCCAGGCTGCGCTGACCCTCAGCCCCGGCCAAAGGGCGGCCTTAACCGCCCGGGCCGACTATTCCGACGGCACCGTTGAGGATATTACCGGCCAGGCGGTTTGGGCTTCCCTTAACGAAGGGGTGGCCCGGGTGCAGGGCGGCCAGGTGGAAGCGGTGGCGCCGGGCAGAGCCGTCATAACGGCTGATTACGGCTTTAAACAGGTAACCTGCGAAATAACCGTGCAGGACGGCCGGCATATTCCGGTACAAGGCCTGACCCTGGACCGGCAGGAACTGCTGCTGCCCCTTAACAGCCAGGTGCGGTTAACCGCTGTCATCGAACCGGCAGAGGCCAGCAACCCGGCGGTCAGTTGGGCCAGCAGCAACCCGGCGGTGGTGGCGGTGGATAAAAACGGCTTGCTCAAGGCCCGCCGCACCGGCACAGCGGTGATTACCGCCACCAGCGCCGACGGGGGCTTTACCGCCCAGTGCACCGTTGAGGTGGCCCGGCTGAAAAAATTAACTGCCGACAGCACCTATATTAAAGGCTTGCCCGGCCAGTCTGCGGGCCTTACCCTGCTGGCGGATTTCGGCGGCGGCCGGCTGGTGGATGTTACCCAGCAGGCCCGCTGGCGTTCCAACCGCAGCAAGGTGGTGACCGTCAACGCCGGTGAGCTGCAACTGGTTGCCCCCGGTTCAACCACGGTTACCGCCGGTTACGGCGGCAGAAGCATTACCATAAGGGTGAAGGTAGAGAAACCCTGA